The sequence AAGGCTTGTCGATTTTCCTGCGCGTGCTCAATCCGGTGGCGCCGCACATCACCCACACCTTGTGGCAGGAACTCGGTTTTTCCGCGGTGCATGGCGACCTGCTCGACGCCAGCTGGCCGGAAGTCGACGCCAAGGCGCTGGAGCAGAGCGAGATCGAATTGATGATCCAGGTCAACGGCAAACTGCGTGGCAGCATCACCGTCGCCAAGGATGCCGACAAGGCCAGCATCGAGGCGGCGGCGCTGGCCAACGAGAATGTGCAGAAATATCTCGAAGGCGCGCCCAAGAAAATCATCGTGGTGCCTGGAAAGCTTGTCAATATCGTCGCCTAGGCGATGACCGGGGCCGGATTCGCGGATCCGGCCTGAATCTTGAAACAAGGAATGCCTGAATGTTGAACCGAATGTCTCTCCCTATGCCGGTTTCCCGCAACTGGCTGCGCTGGCCTGTCGTGCTGCTGATCAGCGCCATGCTGTGCGCCTGCGGCTTCCACCTGCGCGGCTCTGCCAACCTGGCTTTCAGTTCGATCTACATGACCTTCGCGCCGACTTCGCCTCTTGGAATCGAACTGAAGCGCAATATCATTGCTAGCGGCAACACCAAGGTGCTGTCGAAAGCGGAAGGCGCCGAAGTTACGCTGGGCGTGCTTAGCGAGACCCGTGAGAAAGTCATTTTGACGCTCAACAGCTCCGGCCGTCCGAGCGAATACATGCTGTACTACCGCCTGACTTTCCATGTGACCGACGCCCAGAACAAGGAATTGCTGGCGCCGACCCTGATCACCCTGAAGCGCGATATCAGCTACAACTCGTCGCAGGAATTGTCCAAGGATGCGGAAGAAGTGCTGCTGTACCGCGACATGCAGTCCGACATGGTGCAGCAGATCCTGCGCCGTCTGGCCGCGATCAAGATGGCGCAGCCGACGCAGCCTGAAGCTGTTCCGGCGGCAACGCCGGCCGTCACGCCGCCGGCAGCACCGGCCGCTGCGCCGGCCAAGTAACCAGTTCAAGGGTAAAGTGCATGCAATTGCGGTTTGACGCGCTCGACGGCCACCTGGGGAAAACCCTGGCGCCCTTGTATGTGATCACCAGCGACGAGCATCTGCTGGCGCTGGAGGCATCCGACAAGATACGCAAAAGCGCGCGCAGCCACGGCTGCAGCGAGCGCGATGTGCTGGTGGTGGACCGCAGCTTCAAATGGGGTGAACTGCTGGCGGCCAACCAGTCGCAATCGCTGTTCGGCGATAAAAAGCTGATCGAGTTGCGCATCCCCGGCGGCAAGCCGGGCAAGGATGGCGGCCAGGCCCTGCAAAGCTATACCGCCACGCTGAATCCAGACAACGTCACCATCATCAGCCTGCCCAAGCTGGACTGGGCGACGCAAAAGGCAGCCTGGGTCGCCAGCCTGCAGCAGGCCGCGGTATATATCGACATCCCGCTGGTAGAACGGGCGCAGCTGCCGAACTGGATCGGCGTCCGCCTGGCGGCCCAGCAGCAAAGCGCAGACCGCCAGGCGCTGGATTTCATCGCCGACCGGGTCGAAGGCAACCTGCTGGCCGCGCACCAGGAGATCCAGAAGCTGGCGTTGCTGCATCCGCCCGGCAAGCTCAGCTTTGAACAGTGCCACGATGCAGTCCTCAACGTCGCGCGCTATGATGTCTTCAAGCTGAATGAAGCGATGCTGGCGGGCGATACTGCCCGCCTGGTGCGCATGATGGACGGCTTGAAAGGCGAAGGCGAGGCGCTGCCGCTGGTGCTGTGGGCGGTTTCGGAGGAAATCCGCACCTTGCTGAAGCTGAAATCAGCCGCCGCCCAAGGCCGCCCGATTCCAGCCTTGCTGAAAGAATATCGGATCTGGGGACCGCGCGAGCGCCTGATGGAACCGGCATTGCGGCGCCTGAGCCTGGCGACGCTGGAAGCGGCATTGAAAGATGCAGCGCAGGTCGACAAGATGGTCAAGGGGCTGCGCGCAAAAGCATTCAGCGGCGACGCCTGGGATGCGTTGCTGCAGCTGGGATTAAAACTCGTTGGGGACAGAGTTTAAGAGGCGCCGCCGTGCGCCGAATTACTCTGTCCCCAACTGACTAGACAAGAAGTGTAAATTGCAAAGAAAAATCTAGGCACATGGATATCCAACAATACATGACCGCAGTCGGACAACGCGCGCGCGCCGCATCGCGCGCGATGGCGCGTGCCGACACCGCCGTGAAAAACCGCGCGCTGACCCTGATCGCCGCCGCCATCCGCC comes from Collimonas pratensis and encodes:
- the lptE gene encoding LPS assembly lipoprotein LptE translates to MLNRMSLPMPVSRNWLRWPVVLLISAMLCACGFHLRGSANLAFSSIYMTFAPTSPLGIELKRNIIASGNTKVLSKAEGAEVTLGVLSETREKVILTLNSSGRPSEYMLYYRLTFHVTDAQNKELLAPTLITLKRDISYNSSQELSKDAEEVLLYRDMQSDMVQQILRRLAAIKMAQPTQPEAVPAATPAVTPPAAPAAAPAK
- the holA gene encoding DNA polymerase III subunit delta — translated: MQLRFDALDGHLGKTLAPLYVITSDEHLLALEASDKIRKSARSHGCSERDVLVVDRSFKWGELLAANQSQSLFGDKKLIELRIPGGKPGKDGGQALQSYTATLNPDNVTIISLPKLDWATQKAAWVASLQQAAVYIDIPLVERAQLPNWIGVRLAAQQQSADRQALDFIADRVEGNLLAAHQEIQKLALLHPPGKLSFEQCHDAVLNVARYDVFKLNEAMLAGDTARLVRMMDGLKGEGEALPLVLWAVSEEIRTLLKLKSAAAQGRPIPALLKEYRIWGPRERLMEPALRRLSLATLEAALKDAAQVDKMVKGLRAKAFSGDAWDALLQLGLKLVGDRV